One genomic region from Microcystis panniformis FACHB-1757 encodes:
- the aroB gene encoding 3-dehydroquinate synthase has protein sequence MAICIPVNLPDRSYNILIEKGSLANLGAEMSQLNLGKKVLLVSNPEIFDYYGHTAVNSLEKAGFVVFTHLIPAGENYKTLDSIAEVYDSALAHRLERSSTMVALGGGVIGDMTGFAAATWLRGINFVQVPTTLLAMVDASIGGKTGVNHPQGKNLIGAFYQPKLVLIDPNVLKSLPVREFRAGMAEVIKYGVIWDAELFQQLEDSDNLASFSQIDGELLQTIITKSCQAKADVVCTDEKEAGLRAILNYGHTIAHGIESLTGYTSVNHGEAVALGMVAAGAIAVKLGMWTAGENQRQTDLIEKAALETHMPPLNADEMVNALTADKKVKDGKVRFILPTAIGQVTISDRVTPTLVREVLSPTESGQ, from the coding sequence ATGGCTATTTGCATTCCCGTTAATTTACCCGATCGCTCCTATAATATTCTGATCGAGAAGGGCAGTTTAGCTAATCTCGGTGCAGAAATGAGCCAGTTAAACTTAGGTAAAAAGGTTTTATTGGTTTCTAATCCCGAAATTTTTGACTATTACGGACATACAGCCGTTAATTCCCTAGAAAAAGCGGGATTTGTCGTTTTTACTCATCTGATCCCCGCCGGCGAAAATTATAAAACCCTCGATTCGATCGCCGAAGTTTATGATAGCGCCCTCGCTCACCGTTTGGAACGTTCCTCGACTATGGTTGCCCTCGGTGGTGGTGTGATCGGGGATATGACGGGATTTGCGGCAGCCACATGGTTACGGGGCATTAATTTTGTCCAGGTTCCCACCACCCTGTTAGCCATGGTAGATGCTTCCATCGGGGGTAAAACTGGTGTTAATCATCCCCAGGGCAAAAATCTGATCGGGGCGTTTTATCAACCGAAATTAGTTCTGATCGATCCTAACGTGCTTAAAAGCCTACCCGTGCGAGAATTTCGGGCTGGAATGGCAGAAGTGATTAAATACGGTGTAATTTGGGATGCCGAGTTATTTCAACAGTTAGAAGACTCGGACAATTTAGCTAGTTTTTCTCAGATCGATGGCGAGCTATTGCAAACAATTATTACAAAGTCTTGCCAAGCGAAAGCAGATGTGGTATGCACAGACGAAAAAGAAGCGGGTTTGCGGGCGATCTTAAACTATGGTCACACGATCGCCCACGGCATTGAAAGTTTAACGGGATATACTAGCGTTAACCACGGGGAAGCGGTGGCCCTGGGGATGGTGGCGGCAGGAGCGATCGCAGTTAAACTGGGAATGTGGACCGCCGGGGAAAATCAACGTCAAACCGATTTAATCGAAAAAGCGGCCTTAGAAACCCATATGCCGCCTTTAAATGCCGATGAGATGGTTAATGCTCTTACTGCCGATAAAAAGGTTAAAGATGGCAAGGTTAGATTTATTTTACCAACGGCAATCGGCCAAGTCACCATTAGCGATCGAGTCACCCCCACCCTGGTGCGGGAGGTGTTATCACCAACCGAATCCGGGCAGTAA
- a CDS encoding IS630 family transposase: MINLEFTEEEKNSLYYERFHHPHPRVQLKMEVLWLKSQKIPHQKICQLAGISPNTLLTYLRDYQEGGIEKLKEINFYRPKSELEFQKETLKKYFEKNPPATINEAVYRIEELTGIKRSPTQVRKFLKSMGMKCLKVGSLPCKADPDEQEDYKEKKLEPRLNEAKEGKRAVFFVDAAHFVMGAFLGFVWCFERLFVKSPSGRKRFNVLGALNAITHEVILVTNDTYITATQVCELRSKIAALGLMIPITLVLDNARYQKCKIVEELALSLSIEMLYLPSYSPNLNLIERLWKLVKKKCLYGKYYENFSDFSSAIYECLNDAHLKHKKELDSLLTLRFQKFNKSQIMNV, from the coding sequence ATGATTAACCTAGAATTCACGGAAGAAGAAAAGAACTCACTGTATTATGAAAGATTTCATCATCCCCATCCCCGGGTTCAACTGAAGATGGAAGTTCTCTGGTTAAAAAGCCAAAAGATACCGCACCAAAAAATTTGTCAGTTAGCAGGAATCTCGCCAAATACCTTATTAACCTATCTTCGCGATTATCAAGAAGGCGGAATAGAAAAATTAAAAGAAATCAACTTCTATCGCCCTAAAAGTGAATTAGAGTTTCAAAAAGAAACCCTCAAAAAATACTTCGAGAAAAATCCACCAGCCACAATAAATGAAGCTGTATATAGGATAGAAGAATTGACGGGAATAAAACGAAGTCCTACCCAAGTGAGAAAATTTTTAAAATCAATGGGAATGAAATGTTTAAAAGTAGGTTCTCTTCCTTGTAAAGCTGACCCAGATGAACAAGAGGACTACAAAGAAAAAAAGCTAGAACCCAGACTAAATGAGGCAAAAGAAGGAAAAAGGGCTGTTTTTTTTGTTGATGCCGCTCACTTCGTCATGGGAGCATTTCTCGGTTTTGTTTGGTGTTTTGAGAGACTTTTTGTTAAGTCACCGAGCGGGCGTAAACGCTTCAATGTTTTAGGAGCATTAAATGCAATAACTCATGAAGTTATTCTGGTTACGAATGACACTTATATTACGGCAACTCAAGTCTGTGAACTCCGGTCAAAAATAGCTGCTTTAGGACTAATGATTCCCATCACTCTAGTCTTAGATAATGCCCGCTATCAAAAATGTAAAATTGTTGAAGAATTGGCTCTTTCTTTGTCAATAGAGATGCTCTATCTGCCGTCTTATTCACCTAATCTAAATTTAATTGAAAGGCTGTGGAAATTGGTCAAAAAGAAATGTTTATATGGTAAATATTATGAGAACTTTTCTGACTTTTCTTCAGCTATTTATGAATGTCTGAATGATGCCCATCTGAAACATAAAAAAGAACTGGATTCCTTGCTGACTCTACGATTTCAGAAGTTTAATAAATCTCAGATTATGAACGTCTAA
- the petN gene encoding cytochrome b6-f complex subunit PetN: MDILTLGWVSILALFTWSIAMVVWGRNGF, translated from the coding sequence ATGGATATTTTGACACTTGGTTGGGTTAGCATTCTCGCCCTGTTCACTTGGTCGATCGCCATGGTGGTTTGGGGTCGTAACGGTTTCTAG
- the sbcD gene encoding exonuclease subunit SbcD yields MIKILHLSDIHMGSGFSHGRLNPKTGLNTRLEDFMGSLSLCIDRAIATPVDLVLFGGDAFPDATPPPFVHEAFASQFRRLADANIPTVLLVGNHDQHSHGNGGVSLSIYRTLAVPGFIVGDRLTTHRITTRNGDIQVITLPWLTRATLLTRPETEGLSLSGVNELLINRLEPVLEGEIRQLDTSLPTVLLAHLMADRASLGAERFLAVGKGFTVPLSLLNRPQFEYVALGHVHKHQNLNPSNDPPIVYPGSIDRVDFSEEKEDKGYVLIEVAKGEVKWEFCPLPVRPFRSIEVDVSEAENPQKELLKALKKHDIQEAVIRLVYKIRSEQLELINTNQLDEALKTAHSYSIRAELISQLTRPRLPELGVGNQLDPMEALKAYIDNKKDLRDIVDDMLEAAQLLLNQQPEIWLEEETSI; encoded by the coding sequence ATGATTAAAATACTGCACTTATCGGATATTCACATGGGGAGCGGTTTTTCCCATGGACGTTTAAATCCAAAAACGGGATTAAATACTCGTTTAGAGGATTTTATGGGCAGTTTGAGCCTCTGTATCGATCGGGCTATTGCCACCCCTGTGGATCTAGTGCTTTTTGGGGGAGATGCCTTTCCCGATGCCACTCCTCCTCCTTTTGTTCACGAAGCTTTTGCCAGTCAATTCCGTCGTCTTGCCGATGCTAATATCCCAACAGTGTTATTAGTGGGTAATCACGATCAACATTCTCATGGTAATGGCGGTGTCAGTCTCTCCATCTATCGTACCTTAGCGGTGCCGGGGTTTATTGTTGGCGATCGCTTGACCACCCATCGCATCACCACCCGCAACGGCGATATCCAAGTAATTACTTTACCCTGGTTAACCCGCGCCACTCTCTTAACCCGTCCCGAAACCGAGGGTTTATCCTTGAGTGGGGTAAATGAATTGTTAATTAACCGTTTGGAACCGGTTTTAGAAGGAGAAATTCGCCAATTAGATACAAGTTTACCAACAGTTTTATTAGCCCATTTAATGGCCGATCGAGCTAGTTTAGGAGCAGAAAGATTTTTAGCGGTTGGTAAAGGTTTTACCGTACCTTTATCGCTGCTAAATCGTCCACAATTCGAGTACGTTGCCCTCGGTCATGTTCACAAACATCAAAATCTTAATCCTAGCAATGATCCGCCCATTGTCTATCCAGGGAGCATCGATCGAGTGGATTTTAGCGAGGAAAAAGAAGATAAGGGCTATGTTCTAATAGAAGTGGCTAAAGGAGAGGTTAAATGGGAATTTTGTCCTTTACCCGTGCGTCCTTTCCGTTCCATCGAAGTGGATGTTTCTGAGGCAGAAAACCCCCAAAAAGAATTGCTAAAAGCTCTCAAAAAACACGATATTCAGGAAGCAGTTATCCGCTTAGTTTATAAAATTCGCAGTGAACAATTAGAACTAATCAACACCAATCAGCTTGACGAAGCGTTAAAAACTGCCCATAGTTATAGTATTCGGGCTGAGTTAATTAGTCAATTAACCCGTCCCCGTTTACCGGAATTAGGGGTGGGTAATCAATTAGATCCGATGGAAGCGTTAAAAGCTTATATCGATAATAAGAAAGATTTGCGGGATATTGTTGATGATATGTTAGAGGCAGCCCAGCTTTTATTAAATCAACAGCCAGAAATTTGGCTAGAGGAAGAAACCTCGATTTAG
- a CDS encoding serine/threonine-protein kinase, translating into MSLCLNPDCLYNNDPTDKFCKKCCFQLLLKDRYRAIKLIGQGGFGKTFQAIDEDKPSKPYCVIKQFFPSAQGSNALKKAAELFKEEAISLDNLGQHPQIPSLYAYFTGNDGRQYLVQEYIEGENLEQELQSEGVFNEEKIKHLLLEILPILDFIHAKRVIHRDIKPANIVRRRSDNKIILVDFGASKFMTIANLSLTGTVIGSAGYISPEQGNGKAINSSDLYSLGVTCIYLLTGISPFELFDVSEHEWVWRQHLINNPVSGGLGKILDKLIEFGTKKRYQSAGEVLQELAVKLAFVIPPKPRSQNTIQETVLPVFPAATREEINLKSAKEIDYTNLRDFLAQEKWQEADQETANLFLKVADRTKEKYLKIEDIDNFPCEDLATINQLWLKYSQGKFGISVQKRIYESLGGSSNYDQQKWNAFGTKVGWRVNNKWLYYDQITFSLKAPWGHLPTLVWGVGGGIILFSRLETCAMDRISSKG; encoded by the coding sequence ATGAGTTTATGTCTTAATCCCGATTGTCTATATAACAATGACCCTACAGATAAATTCTGTAAAAAATGTTGCTTTCAATTATTACTAAAAGATCGTTATCGTGCTATAAAATTAATTGGTCAAGGAGGTTTTGGTAAAACTTTTCAAGCAATTGATGAGGATAAACCTTCTAAACCTTATTGTGTGATTAAACAATTTTTTCCTAGCGCTCAAGGCAGTAATGCTCTCAAGAAAGCGGCGGAATTATTTAAAGAAGAAGCGATTAGTTTAGATAATCTCGGTCAACACCCACAAATTCCCTCCCTCTATGCCTATTTTACTGGCAATGATGGGCGACAATATCTTGTGCAAGAATATATTGAGGGAGAAAATCTAGAACAAGAATTACAAAGCGAGGGAGTTTTCAATGAAGAAAAGATCAAACATCTTTTATTAGAAATTTTGCCAATTCTTGATTTTATCCATGCTAAAAGAGTCATTCATCGAGATATTAAACCTGCTAATATAGTTAGGAGACGCAGCGATAATAAAATAATTTTAGTTGATTTCGGTGCCTCTAAATTTATGACCATTGCTAATCTTTCCCTAACAGGAACAGTGATCGGTTCGGCGGGATATATCTCCCCAGAACAAGGCAATGGCAAAGCAATTAATAGCAGTGATTTATATAGTTTGGGAGTCACTTGTATCTATTTATTAACGGGAATATCTCCCTTTGAATTATTCGATGTGAGTGAACATGAATGGGTATGGAGACAGCACCTGATTAATAATCCTGTTAGTGGTGGATTAGGTAAAATTTTAGATAAATTAATTGAATTTGGCACCAAAAAACGTTATCAATCAGCCGGGGAAGTCCTGCAAGAGTTAGCAGTCAAATTAGCCTTCGTGATTCCGCCAAAACCCCGATCACAGAATACAATTCAAGAAACGGTTTTGCCAGTTTTTCCAGCCGCCACCAGGGAGGAAATTAACCTCAAAAGTGCCAAGGAAATTGATTACACTAACCTACGGGATTTCTTAGCGCAAGAAAAATGGCAAGAGGCAGATCAAGAAACGGCTAATCTCTTCTTAAAAGTTGCCGATCGAACTAAAGAAAAATATCTTAAGATAGAAGACATAGATAACTTTCCCTGTGAAGATTTAGCCACTATCAATCAACTCTGGTTAAAATATAGCCAGGGAAAATTCGGTATATCTGTTCAGAAAAGAATCTATGAAAGTTTGGGAGGAAGCAGCAATTATGATCAACAAAAATGGAACGCTTTTGGAACAAAAGTCGGTTGGCGAGTTAATAACAAGTGGTTATACTACGATCAAATTACTTTCTCTCTCAAAGCACCCTGGGGACATCTCCCCACCCTTGTGTGGGGTGTGGGGGGTGGGATAATTCTTTTTTCTCGTCTGGAAACCTGTGCTATGGACAGAATTTCTAGCAAGGGATAA
- a CDS encoding ATP-binding protein — MVPSEVLNSPSFPLQFHLQVWTELAALIPVLQWFESHGRSFLPDSVLWQCKVALAEGFTNAVRYAHQHLPPTTPIDLELTLNSHSLEIRIWDHGQYFDLQAKLDSLQQRPLAPLEMESDRGLLFMRSLTDTLQYIRTGEGRNCLILQKSF; from the coding sequence GTGGTGCCTTCTGAAGTCTTAAATTCCCCTTCTTTCCCCCTCCAATTCCATCTACAAGTCTGGACGGAATTGGCAGCTTTAATCCCAGTCCTACAATGGTTTGAATCTCACGGCCGCTCTTTTCTACCCGACTCGGTGCTTTGGCAGTGTAAGGTGGCTTTAGCCGAAGGATTTACTAATGCTGTCCGTTACGCTCACCAACATTTACCACCAACCACACCGATCGATCTAGAATTAACTTTAAATTCCCATTCTCTAGAAATAAGAATATGGGATCACGGTCAATATTTTGATCTGCAAGCAAAACTTGATTCTCTACAACAACGTCCCCTCGCACCTTTGGAAATGGAAAGCGATCGAGGATTACTTTTCATGCGTTCTCTTACTGATACTTTACAATATATCCGCACTGGCGAAGGGAGAAATTGTTTAATTCTCCAGAAAAGTTTTTAA
- a CDS encoding ribonuclease D, translating into MNLDNFQVCDRDLSDDLLSRYLGVNSIAVDTETMGLIPGRDRLCLIQLCDPSGFVTAIRVFRGQTEAPNLKKVMEDERIEKVFHFARFDVAQLSHTFAIATQPIFCTKIASKLARTYTSSHGLKSLVQELEGIELDKTAQSSDWGNAANLTPKQLSYAANDVRYLLSVRDKLIVMLQREERWELAQKCFSCIPIFTALDLQQYKDIFEH; encoded by the coding sequence ATGAACTTAGACAATTTTCAAGTGTGCGATCGAGATTTAAGTGATGACCTATTATCCCGTTATCTAGGGGTTAATTCGATCGCTGTAGATACAGAAACTATGGGATTAATCCCGGGGCGCGATCGACTGTGTTTAATTCAACTCTGTGATCCCAGTGGTTTTGTCACCGCTATTCGCGTTTTTAGGGGGCAAACAGAGGCTCCTAATCTCAAAAAGGTCATGGAGGATGAGCGGATAGAAAAAGTCTTTCATTTCGCCCGTTTTGATGTGGCTCAACTGTCCCATACTTTTGCCATTGCCACTCAACCGATTTTCTGCACCAAAATCGCCAGTAAACTCGCTCGGACTTATACCAGCAGTCACGGTTTAAAAAGTCTCGTGCAGGAATTGGAAGGCATAGAATTAGACAAAACCGCTCAAAGTTCTGATTGGGGAAATGCCGCTAATCTTACTCCAAAACAACTGAGTTATGCTGCTAACGATGTGCGCTATTTACTGTCAGTGCGAGATAAACTAATTGTGATGTTGCAAAGAGAAGAAAGATGGGAATTAGCCCAAAAATGCTTTAGTTGTATCCCCATTTTTACCGCTTTAGATTTACAGCAATACAAAGATATATTTGAGCATTAG
- a CDS encoding CAP domain-containing protein yields the protein MKSFFKKPYRLGILMLVSTSLMACSALNYSSFAELLSSFSPSPSPSPSPSPLDAATLLVLENKIYQQVNRYRQSRNLSPLLLNRAISQQARLHSQRMAAGLVPFSHQDFDKRAQTIGVSVPYQAVGENLAVNQGYDDPVMMAVDGWIKSQGHRENMEGDFDSTGIGVATDNQGKLYFTQIFLKRQSAPVSTNPLSYDLIGNQSFFITLEENTNYQVNRYRISQNLPPLRLDARVSHEARLFSQKMANKQAPFSHHGFEGRVKAVQMMIPLEKMGENLAFMKGYPDPVSVAVKGWINSPGHQKNMVGDYNLTGIGIAKNNAGEYYFTQLFVKKR from the coding sequence ATGAAAAGTTTTTTTAAGAAACCTTATCGGTTAGGAATTTTGATGCTTGTCTCGACAAGTTTAATGGCCTGTAGTGCCTTAAACTATAGCTCTTTTGCGGAACTCCTATCATCTTTCTCTCCCTCTCCCTCTCCTTCTCCCTCTCCTTCCCCTTTAGATGCGGCAACTTTACTTGTTTTAGAGAATAAAATCTATCAACAGGTAAATCGCTATCGTCAATCTCGTAATTTATCTCCCCTACTGTTAAATCGAGCAATTTCTCAACAGGCAAGATTACATAGCCAACGCATGGCTGCGGGTTTAGTTCCTTTTAGTCATCAAGATTTTGACAAAAGAGCGCAAACTATTGGCGTTTCGGTTCCCTATCAAGCGGTGGGGGAAAATCTGGCAGTTAATCAAGGTTATGATGACCCAGTAATGATGGCTGTGGATGGCTGGATTAAAAGTCAAGGTCATCGGGAAAATATGGAGGGAGATTTTGATAGTACTGGGATTGGAGTAGCGACGGATAATCAAGGGAAATTATACTTTACTCAAATATTTCTAAAACGTCAATCCGCTCCCGTTTCTACTAATCCTCTTAGCTACGATCTTATCGGGAATCAATCTTTTTTTATTACCCTCGAAGAGAATACTAATTATCAAGTTAATCGCTACCGAATTTCTCAAAATTTACCGCCCCTACGTCTCGATGCTCGCGTTAGTCATGAAGCTCGCTTATTTAGTCAAAAAATGGCCAATAAACAGGCTCCTTTTAGTCATCATGGTTTTGAGGGAAGAGTCAAGGCAGTACAAATGATGATCCCTTTAGAAAAAATGGGCGAAAATTTGGCTTTTATGAAGGGATATCCTGACCCCGTTAGCGTTGCCGTCAAGGGTTGGATTAATAGCCCCGGCCATCAAAAAAATATGGTTGGTGATTATAATCTCACTGGTATCGGTATCGCTAAAAATAATGCTGGTGAATATTATTTTACACAACTTTTTGTTAAAAAGCGTTGA
- a CDS encoding GAF domain-containing protein has protein sequence MDNFNPKIATLALVLNVEENLEDIFGKIASMSAHQLRAQHCSIMLSSPQQLKGEITDYLEVFAHYDELSPLADQEIIKLDQVIADTVATTVKPLLIKDITRSPFASAARYPKRSNNNSFISVPIILNQQVIGVINLSFPLDKKHFEPLDLEILQLFAQQAAQSLQIFHLQGMLKSRFVAMAVTREIAEIQSEHSIAVHPYPPKLAKIVAKAFFKELTQAGFGTHEVIEIANEVLNLLQKTLNKHKNRLEGKD, from the coding sequence ATGGATAATTTTAACCCCAAAATAGCTACTCTGGCTCTTGTCTTGAATGTTGAGGAAAATCTCGAAGATATTTTTGGGAAAATAGCTAGTATGAGCGCTCATCAATTGCGAGCGCAGCACTGTTCAATTATGTTAAGCTCTCCACAGCAATTAAAGGGGGAAATTACCGATTATCTAGAAGTTTTTGCCCATTATGATGAGCTATCACCTTTAGCTGATCAAGAAATAATTAAACTCGATCAAGTTATTGCCGATACTGTAGCGACTACGGTAAAACCTTTACTAATTAAGGATATCACTCGATCGCCATTTGCCAGCGCAGCCCGTTATCCCAAAAGATCAAATAATAATAGTTTTATCTCCGTACCGATTATCCTCAATCAGCAGGTAATCGGGGTAATTAATCTCAGTTTTCCCCTAGACAAAAAACATTTTGAACCATTAGATTTAGAAATCTTGCAGTTATTCGCTCAACAGGCTGCCCAATCCCTGCAAATTTTTCATTTGCAAGGGATGTTAAAATCTCGTTTTGTGGCGATGGCAGTGACTAGAGAAATAGCAGAAATTCAGTCCGAACATTCGATCGCGGTCCATCCTTATCCCCCGAAATTAGCCAAAATTGTCGCTAAGGCTTTTTTTAAAGAATTAACTCAGGCTGGTTTTGGAACTCATGAAGTTATTGAGATTGCTAATGAGGTTTTGAATTTACTACAAAAGACTCTTAATAAACATAAAAATCGTCTGGAAGGAAAAGATTAA
- the lnt gene encoding apolipoprotein N-acyltransferase — MVRFLWAILAGVGMGLTVAPVSWWLLAWISLVPLWIIVRLAEKSLKKQLLYGFGWGFAYHGLALFWITGIHPMTWMGVPWLASLLIALFCWLFITFWGTAIVLTWTLVMFYVNKSVNQSSFRDALLRVFIGTALWCGLESLWSQSPLWWTTLAYSQSPHNLLILQLGKLSGFTTVTAAIVAVNGLIAESLLLIRQSRQNLAFLSLPLLICFSLHLWGWNLYHKPIEKSRDLGIKIGVIQGNIPNTIKLSPLGFQRAIEGYTSGYQILADQGVDTVLTPETALPYYWENLVNNSSIYSAILAKKTPIWLGAFGKVDKGYNNSLLTIDGEGQVISRYDKVILVPLGEYVPFQEILGGIVDRLSPLQAHLIPGDAAQIIDSPFGKIIVGICYESAFSEHFRRQTARGGEFIITASNNAHYSHAMPAQHHAQDTMRAIETDRWMARATNTGYSAFVDPHGNQLWLSDLDRYQIHSETIYRRDTRTLYVRWGDWLTKVLIITAGLAWLWRAWD; from the coding sequence ATGGTGCGTTTTCTCTGGGCAATTTTGGCCGGTGTGGGGATGGGGTTAACAGTGGCGCCAGTTTCTTGGTGGTTACTCGCTTGGATTTCTCTCGTCCCCCTGTGGATTATTGTGAGATTAGCGGAAAAATCCCTAAAAAAACAGCTTTTATACGGTTTTGGCTGGGGTTTTGCCTACCATGGCCTCGCTTTATTCTGGATCACGGGAATTCACCCGATGACGTGGATGGGTGTCCCCTGGTTAGCGAGTTTGTTAATTGCCCTATTTTGTTGGTTGTTTATCACTTTTTGGGGAACGGCGATCGTGCTAACTTGGACGTTAGTTATGTTTTATGTCAACAAAAGTGTTAATCAGTCATCTTTTCGGGATGCTCTCCTACGGGTTTTCATCGGCACTGCCCTCTGGTGTGGGTTAGAATCTCTCTGGAGTCAATCCCCTCTCTGGTGGACTACCCTTGCTTATAGTCAAAGTCCCCATAATTTATTGATTCTGCAATTGGGCAAATTATCGGGTTTTACGACGGTAACGGCGGCAATTGTGGCAGTTAACGGTTTAATCGCCGAAAGCTTGCTCCTAATCCGTCAATCGCGGCAAAATCTCGCTTTTCTCTCTTTACCCCTGCTTATTTGTTTTAGCCTCCATCTCTGGGGATGGAACCTATACCATAAACCGATCGAAAAGTCAAGGGATTTAGGGATAAAAATTGGCGTAATTCAGGGCAATATTCCCAACACGATTAAACTTTCGCCCCTAGGATTTCAAAGGGCGATCGAAGGTTACACCTCTGGTTATCAAATTCTCGCCGATCAAGGAGTAGATACCGTCTTAACTCCTGAAACCGCCTTACCCTACTATTGGGAGAACTTAGTCAATAATAGCTCGATTTATTCGGCAATTTTAGCCAAAAAAACGCCGATCTGGTTGGGTGCATTTGGCAAGGTGGACAAGGGTTATAACAATAGTCTCTTGACCATTGATGGCGAGGGACAGGTGATTAGTCGGTATGATAAAGTAATTCTCGTGCCTTTAGGCGAATACGTTCCTTTTCAGGAAATTTTGGGCGGAATTGTTGATCGCCTTTCTCCCTTGCAAGCGCACTTAATCCCGGGAGATGCCGCTCAAATTATTGACAGTCCTTTCGGTAAAATCATTGTGGGCATTTGTTACGAATCGGCTTTTTCCGAACATTTTCGCCGTCAAACTGCTAGAGGAGGCGAATTTATTATTACTGCTTCTAATAACGCCCATTATAGCCACGCCATGCCCGCTCAACACCATGCTCAGGATACCATGCGAGCGATCGAAACCGATCGATGGATGGCCCGGGCCACCAATACAGGTTATTCTGCTTTTGTCGATCCCCACGGTAATCAGCTTTGGCTATCGGATCTGGATAGATATCAAATCCATAGCGAAACAATTTATCGACGGGATACGAGAACTTTATATGTGCGCTGGGGAGATTGGTTAACTAAAGTTTTAATCATTACTGCCGGACTAGCTTGGCTCTGGAGAGCTTGGGATTAA